In a single window of the Anabas testudineus chromosome 17, fAnaTes1.2, whole genome shotgun sequence genome:
- the LOC113172242 gene encoding uncharacterized protein KIAA0040 homolog, producing MDGKTENIQDFFNQIWNFAVEKHNQGVYNTVCLVVLLTLPLLVVLTTLVVCCHCCCCRHANSCCRCCCCDSMATPRSETKKKKNSVNADDLWISVKTEPMTPDRVALAMV from the coding sequence ATGGATGGGAAAACTGAGAATATCCAGGACTTCTTCAACCAAATCTGGAACTTTGCCGTAGAAAAACACAACCAGGGGGTCTACAACACAGTCTGCCTGGTGGTCCTCCTAACTCTTCCCCTGCTGGTCGTCCTCACTACACTGGTGGtgtgctgccactgctgctgctgtcgccatgccaacagctgctgtaggtgctgctgctgtgactccATGGCAACCCCAAGGTCGGAAacgaagaagaaaaagaattCGGTAAACGCGGACGACTTGTGGATTTCGGTCAAGACAGAACCAATGACTCCTGATAGGGTCGCCCT